In Streptomyces sp. NBC_00878, a single window of DNA contains:
- a CDS encoding trypsin-like peptidase domain-containing protein encodes MDEGKPTKPKWWSRPRTHVPDSAPADPVSAGDGTSGFHGGEGGGGGDMDGDFELEKPAGAGALGAPGAPGGGTADVVDAAGSDGLEAVVGGEAPAAGSIVAPGQVSGDASGGVDAPVERPKPLHDPDPYSTPPYGGPGPWAPAPPVQHPGTTPAHGTTSGHGMTPAHGTTSGHGMTPVHGAAPAHGATSVHGTAVEAAVIPSQGAPVGAGPEGASGASTQSGGAQGVLGSALPSGAPPGYALPTLVGSAAPVPPAPWQNYDPWAAAPLQQNGAAVETTAGRRRRTKRALVLGAALLALVSGSVGGAVGAYLERNGGIDDIVLPQADTEAKGRAPDSVAGIAASALPSVVTLHVSGSEAQGTGTGFVLDQRGHILTNNHVVDPADGSGEISVTFSGGQTAKAKVVGQDSGYDLAVVKVSGVRGLKPLALGNSDNVQVGDPVVAIGAPFDLENTVTAGIISAKERPITAGGEEGDRSDISYVDALQTDAPINPGNSGGPLVDSRARVIGINSAIRSADSGSDLEGSQSGSIGLGFAIPINQGKRVAEELINTGKATHPVIGVTLDMDYTGDGARVGTKSNDGDPPVNQGGPGERAGIKPGDVITRVDGQRVHSGEELIVKTRAHRPGDRLQLTLERDGKERKVTLVLGSADGD; translated from the coding sequence ATGGACGAGGGGAAGCCCACGAAGCCGAAGTGGTGGAGCAGGCCCCGGACCCACGTACCGGATTCCGCTCCGGCGGACCCGGTTTCCGCGGGGGACGGCACGAGTGGGTTTCACGGGGGTGAGGGCGGGGGCGGGGGCGACATGGACGGTGACTTCGAACTGGAGAAGCCTGCCGGAGCTGGTGCCCTCGGTGCCCCTGGTGCCCCCGGTGGCGGGACTGCCGATGTCGTCGATGCCGCCGGTTCCGACGGTCTTGAGGCTGTCGTTGGCGGCGAGGCCCCTGCGGCCGGTTCCATCGTGGCGCCGGGCCAGGTGTCGGGCGACGCGAGCGGTGGCGTCGACGCGCCCGTTGAGCGGCCCAAGCCTCTGCACGACCCGGATCCCTACAGCACGCCGCCTTACGGCGGACCCGGCCCCTGGGCGCCCGCGCCTCCGGTCCAGCATCCCGGGACGACTCCGGCGCACGGCACGACTTCCGGGCATGGGATGACTCCCGCGCACGGCACGACTTCGGGGCATGGGATGACTCCCGTGCATGGGGCGGCTCCCGCGCACGGTGCGACTTCCGTGCACGGCACGGCCGTTGAGGCTGCCGTGATTCCGTCGCAGGGCGCTCCTGTGGGCGCGGGGCCCGAGGGCGCCTCGGGTGCCTCGACGCAGTCGGGCGGCGCGCAGGGTGTTCTTGGATCGGCGTTGCCTTCCGGCGCACCCCCTGGCTACGCCCTCCCGACCCTGGTCGGCTCGGCTGCCCCGGTTCCCCCTGCCCCCTGGCAGAACTACGACCCCTGGGCCGCCGCCCCCCTCCAGCAGAACGGGGCCGCCGTCGAGACCACGGCCGGGCGGCGCAGGCGTACGAAGCGGGCGCTGGTTCTCGGGGCCGCGCTGCTCGCCCTCGTGTCCGGGAGCGTCGGCGGGGCCGTAGGGGCGTATCTGGAGCGCAACGGCGGGATCGACGACATCGTGCTGCCCCAGGCCGATACCGAGGCCAAGGGACGGGCCCCGGACAGCGTGGCGGGGATCGCGGCCAGCGCGCTGCCCAGCGTGGTGACCCTGCATGTGAGCGGGTCGGAGGCGCAGGGCACCGGCACCGGGTTCGTGCTCGACCAGCGCGGCCACATCCTCACCAACAACCACGTCGTCGACCCGGCGGACGGCAGCGGCGAGATATCCGTGACCTTCAGCGGTGGCCAGACCGCCAAGGCCAAGGTCGTCGGTCAGGACAGCGGCTACGACCTCGCCGTCGTGAAGGTGAGCGGTGTCAGGGGCCTCAAGCCCCTGGCCCTCGGCAACTCCGACAACGTCCAGGTCGGCGACCCCGTCGTGGCCATCGGCGCCCCCTTCGACCTGGAGAACACCGTCACCGCCGGCATCATCAGCGCCAAGGAGCGCCCCATCACGGCGGGCGGCGAGGAGGGCGACCGCAGCGACATCTCGTACGTCGACGCGCTGCAGACGGACGCCCCGATAAACCCCGGCAACTCGGGCGGCCCGCTGGTCGACTCCAGGGCCCGGGTCATCGGCATCAACAGCGCCATCCGCTCCGCCGACAGCGGTTCCGACCTGGAGGGCAGCCAGTCCGGTTCGATCGGCCTCGGCTTCGCCATCCCCATCAACCAGGGCAAGCGCGTCGCCGAGGAGCTCATCAACACCGGCAAGGCCACCCACCCGGTGATCGGCGTGACGCTCGACATGGACTACACCGGCGACGGTGCCCGCGTGGGCACCAAGAGCAATGACGGCGACCCCCCGGTCAACCAGGGCGGCCCCGGCGAACGGGCCGGCATCAAGCCCGGTGACGTCATCACCCGGGTCGACGGGCAGCGCGTGCACTCCGGCGAGGAGCTGATCGTCAAGACCCGGGCCCACCGCCCAGGCGACCGTCTGCAGCTGACCCTGGAGCGTGACGGCAAGGAGAGGAAGGTCACTCTCGTCCTCGGCTCCGCCGACGGTGACTGA
- a CDS encoding anti-sigma factor: MSGSRLNPADRPLTEQHLGDRLSALVDGELGHEARERVLAHLATCAKCKAEADEQRRLKNVFAEVAPPPPSESFLARLQGLPGGGDPDGDSSRLGGGGFGTSGVFGMKPDSFGYVPSGPHAAVLPSEQRGFRIHDISRREAERSASRGLRFAAAAAGAVSLAAIALGGVSTGVPMDTTDARGASGSGSNVTPMRTPNTGGASNPDSQRRRSVAPLLAQGQRSFAEEGGAQTEMSAPLLPGVPATGTPTPVVQSADALYALTTPVVAGAVAMSPLIRPFNPTPPVTLTAWSTASEFETPVLPLAQPSDSSASPSPSSPG; encoded by the coding sequence GTGAGTGGATCACGGCTGAATCCTGCCGATCGGCCCCTTACCGAGCAGCACCTCGGAGACCGGCTCTCCGCCCTCGTGGACGGCGAGCTCGGTCACGAGGCGCGCGAGCGTGTCCTGGCACACCTCGCCACGTGCGCGAAGTGCAAAGCCGAGGCCGACGAGCAGCGACGACTGAAGAACGTATTCGCGGAGGTAGCTCCGCCACCCCCCTCGGAGAGCTTCCTGGCCCGTCTCCAGGGGCTGCCCGGGGGAGGCGACCCGGACGGCGACAGTTCGCGGCTGGGCGGCGGAGGGTTCGGTACGTCCGGAGTCTTCGGCATGAAACCGGACTCCTTCGGTTACGTGCCGTCCGGGCCGCATGCCGCCGTGCTGCCCTCGGAGCAGCGCGGGTTCCGCATCCATGACATAAGCCGGCGTGAGGCCGAGCGGTCGGCCTCACGGGGACTGCGCTTCGCGGCCGCCGCGGCCGGTGCCGTGTCGCTCGCCGCGATCGCGCTCGGCGGGGTGTCGACGGGCGTGCCGATGGACACCACGGACGCCCGCGGCGCATCCGGCTCCGGAAGCAATGTGACCCCGATGCGGACCCCGAACACGGGCGGTGCGTCCAACCCCGACTCGCAGCGCCGCCGTTCCGTCGCACCGCTGCTCGCACAGGGACAGCGCTCCTTCGCCGAGGAGGGGGGCGCGCAGACCGAGATGTCCGCGCCGCTGCTGCCCGGCGTGCCCGCGACCGGCACGCCCACGCCGGTCGTGCAGAGCGCAGACGCGCTGTACGCGCTGACCACCCCGGTGGTGGCCGGTGCCGTAGCCATGTCCCCGCTCATACGTCCCTTCAACCCCACCCCTCCGGTCACGCTGACGGCGTGGTCGACGGCGTCGGAGTTCGAGACGCCCGTGCTGCCCCTGGCGCAACCGTCCGACTCGTCCGCCTCACCTTCGCCTTCCTCCCCTGGCTGA
- the sigE gene encoding RNA polymerase sigma factor SigE codes for MLRRLLGSAGEPKSVNDTADRFLPRSRLRSNGGTPIPDSAQTATFTSDADSPAWTPPTWEEIVSTHSARVYRLAYRLTGNQHDAEDLTQEVFVRVFRSLSTYTPGTFEGWLHRITTNLFLDMVRRKQRIRFDALGDDAAERLPSREPSPQQVFNDTHFDADVQQALDTLAPEFRAAVVLCDIEGLSYEEIAATLGVKLGTVRSRIHRGRSQLRKALAHRAPEARAGRRGFAVTGVPALGGGGASA; via the coding sequence GTGCTTCGGCGCCTACTCGGATCAGCGGGTGAGCCGAAATCTGTGAACGACACCGCTGACCGTTTCCTCCCCCGTTCTCGGCTGCGCTCGAATGGGGGGACCCCCATCCCTGACTCCGCTCAGACCGCGACCTTCACGTCCGACGCGGACTCGCCGGCGTGGACTCCGCCCACCTGGGAGGAGATCGTCAGCACGCACAGCGCCCGGGTCTACCGGCTCGCCTACCGCCTGACGGGCAACCAGCACGACGCCGAGGACCTGACCCAGGAAGTCTTCGTCCGGGTCTTCCGTTCCCTGTCGACGTACACACCGGGCACCTTCGAGGGCTGGCTCCACCGCATCACCACCAACCTCTTCCTGGACATGGTCCGCCGCAAGCAGCGCATCCGTTTCGACGCCCTCGGCGACGACGCGGCCGAGCGCCTGCCCAGCCGCGAGCCCTCCCCGCAGCAGGTCTTCAACGACACGCACTTCGACGCGGACGTCCAGCAGGCTCTCGACACACTCGCCCCGGAGTTCCGCGCCGCGGTCGTCCTGTGCGACATCGAGGGACTGTCGTACGAGGAGATCGCCGCGACCCTGGGCGTCAAGCTCGGCACGGTCCGCAGCCGGATCCACCGCGGCCGCTCCCAGCTGCGCAAGGCGCTCGCCCACCGTGCACCCGAGGCCCGTGCCGGGCGCCGCGGTTTCGCGGTCACCGGAGTGCCCGCTCTGGGAGGAGGGGGCGCGAGCGCGTGA
- a CDS encoding O-methyltransferase produces the protein MCGFPAATDTVTPRQPRGQERAITGNRLTSWAFADAFVAEDEALHWARDRAREAGLRSVSPGTGAALRLLAATVGAKAVAEIGTGTGVSGIHLLHGMRPDGVLTTVDPEPEHQQFARQAFRASGFASNRARFIPGRALDVLPRLADAGYDLVFCDGDRLECLDYLAESLRLLRPGGLVVFEGVFANGRTVESGPQPTEVLRLRELLRTIRESQELIPSLLPSGDGLLCAVKR, from the coding sequence ATCTGCGGGTTCCCGGCGGCAACGGATACAGTCACGCCCAGGCAACCACGGGGACAGGAGAGGGCCATTACCGGCAACCGGCTGACGAGCTGGGCGTTCGCCGACGCCTTTGTCGCCGAGGACGAAGCACTGCACTGGGCCCGGGACCGGGCCCGGGAGGCAGGGCTGCGCTCGGTGTCACCCGGCACGGGCGCCGCGCTGCGACTGCTCGCCGCCACTGTGGGCGCCAAGGCGGTCGCGGAGATCGGGACCGGGACCGGGGTCTCCGGGATTCATCTTCTGCACGGCATGCGGCCGGACGGTGTACTGACGACCGTGGATCCGGAGCCGGAGCACCAGCAGTTCGCCCGCCAGGCCTTCCGCGCGTCCGGCTTCGCGAGCAACCGGGCCCGCTTCATTCCGGGCCGCGCGCTGGACGTTCTGCCCCGGCTCGCGGACGCCGGCTACGACCTCGTCTTCTGCGACGGTGACCGTCTCGAGTGCCTCGACTACCTCGCTGAATCGTTGCGCCTTCTGCGGCCCGGCGGCTTGGTCGTCTTCGAGGGCGTCTTCGCGAACGGCCGGACCGTGGAGTCGGGCCCGCAGCCCACGGAGGTCCTGCGGCTGCGCGAGCTGCTGCGCACGATCCGCGAGAGCCAGGAGCTGATTCCCTCGCTCCTGCCGTCCGGCGACGGCCTGCTGTGCGCGGTCAAACGCTGA
- a CDS encoding DUF3117 domain-containing protein codes for MAAMKPRTGDGPLEVTKEGRGIVMRVPLEGGGRLVVELTPDEADALGDALKKVVG; via the coding sequence ATGGCGGCCATGAAGCCGCGGACGGGCGATGGCCCGCTCGAGGTGACCAAGGAGGGGCGGGGCATCGTCATGCGCGTTCCGCTCGAAGGCGGCGGTCGGCTCGTCGTCGAGCTGACCCCTGACGAGGCCGACGCGCTCGGCGACGCCCTCAAGAAGGTCGTCGGCTGA
- a CDS encoding enoyl-CoA hydratase/isomerase family protein → MADTVLYEVSDGLATITLNRPEAMNAMNIETKVAFREAAQAAAADDSVRAVLLTAAGDRAFCVGQDLKEHIGGLTTARESESGEGVMSTVQEHYNPIVRALTGAAKPVVAAVNGVAAGAGFGFALAADYRIVADTAAFNTSFAGVALTADSGISWTLPRVVGPSRAADLLLFPRSITAQEAYELGIANRVVPSAELAAEAVKVARGLAEGPTLAYAALKESLAFGLSHSLEETLEKEDELQTRAGSSEDHVIAVQAFVNKEKPKYLGR, encoded by the coding sequence ATGGCCGACACCGTGCTCTACGAGGTGAGCGACGGACTCGCGACGATCACGCTGAACCGCCCCGAGGCGATGAACGCGATGAACATCGAGACCAAGGTCGCCTTCCGCGAGGCGGCACAGGCGGCCGCGGCGGACGACTCCGTACGGGCCGTGCTGCTCACCGCCGCCGGTGACCGGGCCTTCTGCGTGGGCCAGGACCTCAAGGAGCACATCGGCGGGCTGACGACGGCGCGCGAGTCGGAATCGGGCGAGGGTGTCATGAGCACGGTCCAGGAGCACTACAACCCGATCGTGCGGGCCCTGACCGGGGCGGCGAAGCCGGTAGTGGCGGCGGTCAACGGCGTCGCGGCCGGTGCCGGCTTCGGTTTCGCGCTCGCGGCGGACTATCGCATCGTTGCCGACACGGCTGCCTTCAACACGTCGTTCGCCGGGGTCGCGCTGACCGCCGACTCGGGGATCTCCTGGACGCTGCCGCGGGTCGTCGGGCCGTCGCGGGCCGCGGATCTGCTGCTCTTTCCGCGCAGCATCACCGCGCAGGAGGCGTACGAGCTGGGGATCGCCAACCGGGTTGTGCCGTCTGCCGAGCTGGCGGCTGAGGCGGTGAAGGTGGCTCGGGGGCTGGCCGAGGGGCCGACCTTGGCGTACGCCGCGCTCAAGGAGTCCCTTGCGTTCGGGCTCTCGCACTCTCTGGAGGAGACGTTGGAGAAGGAGGACGAGTTGCAGACGCGGGCCGGGTCTTCTGAGGATCATGTGATCGCTGTGCAGGCGTTCGTCAACAAGGAGAAGCCGAAATATTTGGGGCGGTGA
- a CDS encoding DNA-3-methyladenine glycosylase I — protein sequence MSDTQKGPDGALRCPWALSAEDYVAYHDEEWGRPVHGDDALYERLCLEAFQSGLSWITILRRREGFRAAFADFKIAEIATFTDADKDRLLGDPGIIRNRAKIEATVANARVLTEWAPGELDELIWSFAPDPTTRPAPKALADVPAVTDESTALSKTLKKRGIRFVGPTTAYALMQACGLVDDHLQDCVARVH from the coding sequence GTGAGCGACACCCAGAAGGGCCCCGACGGCGCCCTGCGCTGCCCCTGGGCCCTGTCGGCCGAGGACTACGTGGCGTACCACGACGAGGAGTGGGGCCGCCCGGTCCACGGCGACGACGCGTTGTACGAGCGGCTGTGCCTGGAGGCGTTCCAGTCGGGCCTCTCCTGGATCACGATCCTGCGCCGCCGCGAGGGCTTCCGCGCCGCCTTCGCCGACTTCAAGATCGCCGAGATCGCCACGTTCACGGACGCCGACAAGGACCGCCTCCTCGGCGACCCGGGCATCATCCGCAACCGCGCCAAGATCGAGGCGACGGTGGCCAACGCCCGGGTGCTCACGGAATGGGCACCGGGCGAGCTGGACGAACTGATCTGGTCCTTCGCCCCGGACCCGACAACACGCCCGGCCCCGAAGGCCCTCGCCGACGTCCCGGCCGTCACCGACGAGTCAACGGCCCTCTCCAAGACCCTCAAAAAACGAGGCATCCGCTTCGTGGGCCCCACAACGGCCTACGCCTTGATGCAGGCCTGCGGCTTGGTGGACGACCACTTGCAGGACTGTGTAGCAAGGGTCCACTGA
- a CDS encoding DivIVA domain-containing protein: protein MYMFLFLVVALVVVVGAVTLSVVGGGESAALPEVPPERLRDPLSVDRPLHRGDVEALRFPLTMRGYRMADVDDALGRLGAELAERDVRIADLEAALAGAAHAARGTSLEKPAEDDHR from the coding sequence ATGTACATGTTCTTGTTCCTGGTCGTCGCCCTCGTCGTGGTGGTCGGGGCGGTGACTCTCTCCGTGGTGGGAGGCGGTGAGAGCGCCGCACTTCCCGAGGTCCCGCCGGAGCGCCTGCGGGATCCGCTGTCCGTGGACCGCCCCCTGCACCGCGGCGACGTCGAGGCCCTGCGCTTCCCGCTCACGATGCGCGGCTACCGCATGGCGGACGTGGACGACGCCCTGGGCCGCCTCGGTGCCGAGCTGGCCGAGCGGGACGTCCGGATCGCCGACCTGGAAGCGGCGCTGGCCGGAGCGGCGCACGCGGCCCGGGGCACCTCCCTGGAGAAGCCCGCCGAGGATGACCACCGGTGA
- the folP gene encoding dihydropteroate synthase, whose product MLRLGRREFEAHEPVIMAIVNRTPDSFYDQGATFHDEPALARVEQAVSEGAAIVDIGGVKAGPGEEVTAEEEARRTVGFVAEVRRRFPDVVISVDTWRHEVGEAVCEVGADLLNDAWGGVDPLLAEVAGRYGVGLVCTHAGETQPRTRPHRIAYDDVVADILRVTSALAERAVEVGVPRESVLIDPGHDFGKNTRHSLEATRRLGELVDTGWPVLVSLSNKDFVGETLDRPLKERVVGTLATTAVSAWLGAQVYRVHEVAETRQVLDMVASIAGHRPPAVARRGLA is encoded by the coding sequence ATGCTCAGGCTGGGCAGGCGCGAGTTCGAGGCGCACGAGCCGGTGATCATGGCGATCGTGAACCGGACCCCGGACTCCTTCTACGACCAGGGGGCCACCTTCCACGACGAGCCCGCGCTCGCGCGCGTGGAGCAGGCGGTGTCCGAGGGTGCCGCCATCGTCGACATCGGCGGGGTCAAGGCCGGGCCGGGCGAGGAGGTGACGGCCGAGGAGGAGGCGCGGCGGACGGTCGGGTTCGTCGCCGAGGTGCGGCGCCGTTTCCCCGACGTGGTCATCAGTGTCGACACGTGGCGGCACGAGGTGGGCGAGGCGGTGTGCGAGGTGGGCGCGGACCTGCTCAACGACGCGTGGGGCGGGGTCGATCCGCTGCTCGCGGAGGTCGCCGGGCGGTACGGGGTGGGGCTGGTGTGTACGCACGCCGGTGAGACGCAGCCTCGGACTCGTCCTCATCGCATCGCCTACGACGATGTCGTGGCCGACATTCTTCGGGTGACGTCGGCGCTGGCCGAGCGGGCCGTGGAGGTGGGGGTGCCGCGGGAGTCCGTGCTCATCGATCCCGGGCACGACTTCGGGAAGAACACGCGGCACAGTCTTGAGGCGACGCGGCGTCTTGGGGAGCTGGTGGACACAGGTTGGCCTGTGCTGGTCTCGCTCTCCAACAAGGACTTCGTGGGCGAGACGCTCGACAGGCCGCTGAAGGAGCGGGTGGTCGGGACGCTCGCGACTACCGCCGTGTCGGCGTGGCTGGGGGCGCAGGTGTACCGGGTCCATGAGGTCGCCGAGACGCGGCAGGTGCTGGACATGGTGGCGTCGATCGCGGGGCACCGGCCGCCGGCGGTGGCCCGGCGGGGGCTGGCGTAG
- a CDS encoding TIGR00730 family Rossman fold protein, translating to MATGNPEGKKRPPEEQRLGPVLRRRGQVQASTTDQRLLDAGGPSDWVHTDPWRVLRIQSEFIEGFGTLAELPPAISVFGSARTKADSPEYEAGVALGRGLVEAGFAVITGGGPGAMEAANKGACEAKGISVGLGIELPFEQGLNQYVDIGLNFRYFFVRKMMFVKYAQGFVVLPGGLGTLDELFEALTLVQTQKVTRFPIVLFGTEYWGGLVDWLKNTLIAQGKASEKDLLLFHLTDDVDEAVALVSKEAGR from the coding sequence ATGGCTACTGGCAACCCGGAGGGCAAGAAGCGGCCACCGGAGGAGCAGCGGCTGGGCCCCGTGCTGCGCAGGCGGGGGCAGGTGCAGGCGAGCACGACGGACCAGCGGCTGCTGGACGCCGGCGGGCCGTCGGACTGGGTCCACACCGATCCCTGGCGGGTGCTGCGCATCCAGTCGGAGTTCATCGAGGGCTTCGGCACGCTGGCCGAACTCCCGCCCGCGATCAGTGTGTTCGGCTCGGCGCGGACGAAGGCGGACTCTCCGGAGTACGAGGCGGGGGTCGCGCTCGGGCGCGGTCTGGTCGAGGCGGGCTTCGCCGTGATCACGGGCGGTGGCCCCGGCGCCATGGAGGCGGCCAACAAGGGCGCCTGCGAGGCGAAGGGCATCTCCGTCGGCCTCGGCATCGAGCTGCCCTTCGAGCAGGGGCTCAACCAGTACGTCGACATCGGGCTCAACTTCCGCTACTTCTTCGTGCGGAAGATGATGTTCGTGAAGTACGCCCAGGGGTTCGTGGTGCTGCCCGGCGGGCTCGGCACCCTCGACGAACTCTTCGAGGCGCTCACCCTCGTCCAGACCCAGAAGGTCACCCGCTTCCCGATCGTGCTCTTCGGTACGGAGTACTGGGGCGGGCTGGTGGACTGGCTCAAGAACACCCTGATCGCCCAGGGCAAGGCCTCGGAAAAGGACCTGCTCCTGTTCCACCTCACGGACGACGTGGACGAGGCGGTGGCGTTGGTGTCGAAGGAGGCGGGGAGGTAG
- the dapE gene encoding succinyl-diaminopimelate desuccinylase, translated as MADTQLDLALDAARLTAQLVDFPSESGTEKPLADAVETALRALPHLTVDRYGNNVVARTNLGRAERVILAGHIDTVPIADNVPSRLDENGVLWGCGTCDMKSGVAVQLRIAATVPAPNRDLTFVFYDNEEVAAHLNGLKHVAEAHPDWLQGDFAVLLEPSDGQVEGGCQGTLRVLLRTKGERAHSARSWMGSNAIHAAAPILARLASYEPRYPVIDGLEYREGLNAVGISGGVAGNVIPDECVVTVNFRYAPDRTEAEALAHVHEVFADCDIAEFVVDDHSGAALPGLSHPAAAAFIEAVGGTPQPKYGWTDVSRFSALGVPAVNYGPGNPHLAHKRDERVETAKILAGEERLRAWLTA; from the coding sequence ATGGCCGACACCCAACTTGACCTCGCCCTGGACGCCGCCCGGCTCACCGCGCAGCTCGTCGACTTCCCCTCGGAGAGCGGCACGGAGAAGCCCCTCGCGGACGCCGTCGAGACCGCCCTGCGAGCCCTGCCGCACCTGACGGTCGACCGGTACGGCAACAACGTCGTGGCGCGTACGAACCTGGGCCGGGCCGAGCGAGTGATCCTGGCAGGCCACATCGACACGGTCCCGATCGCCGACAACGTGCCCTCGCGCCTCGACGAGAACGGCGTGCTGTGGGGCTGCGGCACCTGCGACATGAAGTCGGGTGTCGCCGTCCAGCTGCGGATCGCGGCCACGGTCCCGGCCCCCAACCGCGACCTCACCTTCGTCTTCTACGACAACGAAGAGGTCGCCGCACACCTCAACGGTCTGAAGCATGTGGCCGAGGCCCACCCCGACTGGCTGCAGGGCGACTTCGCGGTCCTCCTGGAGCCGTCCGACGGCCAGGTCGAGGGCGGCTGCCAGGGAACCCTGCGGGTGCTGCTGAGGACGAAGGGCGAGCGCGCACACTCCGCGCGCAGTTGGATGGGCTCCAACGCCATCCACGCGGCCGCCCCGATCCTCGCCCGCCTCGCCTCCTACGAGCCGCGCTATCCGGTCATCGACGGCCTGGAATACCGCGAGGGCCTCAACGCCGTCGGCATCTCGGGCGGAGTGGCGGGCAACGTCATCCCCGACGAGTGCGTGGTGACCGTCAACTTCCGTTACGCGCCGGACCGTACGGAGGCCGAAGCGCTGGCCCACGTCCACGAGGTCTTCGCCGACTGCGACATCGCGGAGTTCGTGGTCGACGACCACAGTGGCGCGGCGCTGCCGGGCCTCTCCCACCCCGCGGCCGCCGCCTTCATCGAGGCCGTCGGGGGCACCCCCCAGCCCAAGTACGGCTGGACCGACGTCTCCCGCTTCAGCGCGCTCGGCGTCCCGGCGGTCAACTACGGTCCCGGCAACCCGCATTTGGCACACAAGCGGGACGAACGCGTCGAAACGGCGAAGATCCTGGCGGGCGAGGAGAGGCTGAGGGCGTGGCTGACCGCCTGA